The nucleotide sequence ATTGATTTCCTAACTAAAAGATTTGAACCTTAGAAAGATTTAAacactattttaattttttattttatatatatgaattttgaattgtgttgatatattttttttatataagaatgatattatatatatacatatatatatacatgtatatacatgtatatatatatatatatgtatatgtatgtatatgtatatatacatatacatatacatacatatacatatatatatatatatatatatatatatatatacatgtgtatatatatatatatatacatgtgtatatatatatatatacatgtatatatatatatatatatgatttttgcaacaaaaaaaaacaaaggaatCTATACAATCTACAACTTGTAACACGACCCACGTACTTCATGATATAGAATCAATCAATAATGGTCTGTGTATAGCTTACCAAAATTAGATATAACAAGTATAATttctcttttctttattttttattttcttataaacATATTCTTAGGAAAATATTTGAGATTATAATAATGATGGTTAGAAAGTTGAGACTTCTAGTTGAAGTGGCCTCATGGGTGttgtttatcttttattttttttccccaCTTAAGAATCTTAAATTaattgtctatatatatatatatatatatatatatgtcaaattCGGTCCAATCTAATCGGATCGGATCCAACAAACTATGTATCCCTGCTCAGCGAAACCGGGCACAGAGATTCCTTGCTTGTCTTCGCGCAGAACGTCACAAAGCGTAGGAAGCAAATGTTACGTCTCTTAGGTGGCACGTCAAGGAGAGTACGGGGAACAGCGACGCGACCGTGGGCCCCGAAACCAAGAAAATATCAACCCACCTTTTCTCGCAATTAACTCGTTCTGGCTTTTCCGTGTATTCGAGTGGAGTGGGACACGAGGCTACTTAAGTAACTCTACTCCATATTCGCCTCCCCGGTGTCAGATTGCAGGGGGAGAGGAATCCACGGTAGACAGAATATCCCTCCGCTCTCCTCCACGCGCGGCGCCCTCGTTTCATGGCGACTCCTGATGACCTCGGGTCCTCCCTCCTCGGTCGTCGTGCCGCCTCCCGGCGGCGGATCTGGTGGTACGCCGCCAGTGCCGGAGCCCTCATCGGTAACGGCTCCGACATTGCTCCTCTTACTCTATCGTCGTGTTACTTGAAGCGAGCTGGCCTTTTCTGGTTTCTTGCAGCCTTGGGTATCCTCCTCGTCGTGGTGGTCGTCGGCCCCGGCGGCCGCGACCGGGCGGCGAAGATTGGGCGGGAACGGCGGGGGATGACGGGGAGCCCGGAGGAAGTGGAATCGGAGGTGGGGGTGGTGGCGGCGGACGACTGGCGGTGCTCGGAGGTCGGGGCGGCCGCACTGCGGGCCGGTGGCCACGCGGTCGACGCGGCCGTGGCGGCCGCGCTGTGCCTCGGGGTGGTGCACCCGGTGTCAAGCGGGATCGGTGGCGGCGCATTCATGGTGGTCCGATCGGCAGATTCCGGTGAGGCCGTGGCCATTGATTCCCGCGAGACGGCCCCTATCGCGGCGTCGAAGGTTAGGCCTCTCTCGTCTCTTGTTGTTTTCGTGTCTCATCCATTTTTGCCTTCCATCCTGCGGCCAATATTAAACCCACGGATGAGTTATTGGTGCTTTTGGACGGAGAACTTTTGTGCGTCGTACTGGTGCACTCGTCAACATCAACTTATTATTAGTCACATTTGTTTCGTAAATTATACGGATGAGACAATACGCATCGTAGAGGTTGGCTTTCACGCTATTACGTGTCAAGGCTTCACTGGATGTAAGTGGGTAATAACGATGATGGTGGATGCAATTGGTCGGCAGCACAGGACTTGATGGAGACCCGGCCCCACGTTGGCCCACACAGACGAGGCTCACCGTCACTTTATTGGCCTCTTTCTTGTGCGGTGCGGGTGACGTCCACTTCAACTCGTGCATCGAGATGCGTGCACAGAAGATGATGAAGCTGAAGGGGGGgaaacttgtgaaaatgagagAAAGCAATCGTTCGTGACGTCGCGTCGGCTTTCAGAGTCGTGCGGAAAAGCTGATGGTGTCAAAATCGTAAAAATGACAGGACCCAACTAAGCTAAGCGGTTCCAAACATCCCGAATCTTAAAGCAAACCATGATGCATGCGATGCCTCGTAAGCAGCCCTCCCTCTTTAGATTAGTGTCACAGTAAAAGCCCAGAAAATAATGTGCAATTTCCCAGTTTATATCGAGTCATACTCTTTGTGTTGCCTTTTCTATTCATGCATCTGCCGATCTCATATCCACATCAACATTTTCTTATGCACATTTCATTTCATGTTCCCACTTCCCTGTTTGATAAGTCCAGTAAATTCTACATTGGAATACATTTCATCAAACGCTGTCTCTCTCTGCATAGTTTATGTACAAATAAATGCTTTTCAAAGTCTATGCCAACAAGCTGTCACGAACCCCATCAAGTAGCACAGCGTGCATCATCGTGATCGGCACGGAAATCGATCACCATCTCACCGTTTGCAATCTGAACAGAACATGTACGAGAATGATCCATCATCCAAGTCCAAGGGTGCACTCTCGATGGGAATCCCAGGAGAGCTTGCAGGCCTCCACACAGCTTGGTTGAAGTACGGAAGGCTTCCCTGGAAGGATCTCTTGCGACCATCCATAACCCTCGCAAGAGATGGATTCCTCGTCGTGCCTTATCTTGCAGATGCCATCAGGACAAAGGAGGAGGATGTACTTGCAGACCCTGGGTTGCGGGCGGTGCTAGCACCCGATGGGAGATTGCTGCAGACAAATGACACTTGCTACAATCCTGCACTCGCCAATGCATTGGAGGTGATATCAACCGAGGGACCGCAGGCATTCTACAATGGGAGCATCGGTGAAAGGTTCATCGAGGATGTGAGAAATGCTGGCGGGGTTGCAACGATGGAGGATTTGAAGGAGTACAGGGTCAAGGTCACAAAAGCCATGGTAGCCAACGCCATGGGGTATACTATACTGGGTATGCCCCCACCTTCCAGTGGCACGGTGGGGATGTCTTTGGTGAGTGAGCGAGTGACCCTTTTTTGCA is from Musa acuminata AAA Group cultivar baxijiao chromosome BXJ1-6, Cavendish_Baxijiao_AAA, whole genome shotgun sequence and encodes:
- the LOC135676725 gene encoding glutathione hydrolase 3-like isoform X2, which codes for MATPDDLGSSLLGRRAASRRRIWWYAASAGALIALGILLVVVVVGPGGRDRAAKIGRERRGMTGSPEEVESEVGVVAADDWRCSEVGAAALRAGGHAVDAAVAAALCLGVVHPVSSGIGGGAFMVVRSADSGEAVAIDSRETAPIAASKNMYENDPSSKSKGALSMGIPGELAGLHTAWLKYGRLPWKDLLRPSITLARDGFLVVPYLADAIRTKEEDVLADPGLRAVLAPDGRLLQTNDTCYNPALANALEVISTEGPQAFYNGSIGERFIEDVRNAGGVATMEDLKEYRVKVTKAMVANAMGYTILGMPPPSSGTVGMSLVLNILGSYESSSEGVEGLLGLHRLIEALKHMFGVRMNLGDPDFVDVEEYVSDMLSSSFAQTLQQKIDDSTTFEPSYYLARWSQLRDHGTSHLCVVDSDRNAVSLTTTVNWYFGARVMSPSTGIVLNNEMDDFSTPTEATPDRLPPAPANFIEPKKRPLSSMTPIIILKDDQLAGVVGASGGVNIIPAVVQVFLNHFILRMEPLKAVQHPRVFHTLIPNEVLYENFTAIDGEHIEFANEGKLFLEQRGHVLRSLSLGAVSQLVVHNLHERVPNMQRKTDSKAKNGDGVFHGRLIAVSDPRKDGSPAAL
- the LOC135676725 gene encoding glutathione hydrolase 3-like isoform X1, coding for MATPDDLGSSLLGRRAASRRRIWWYAASAGALIALGILLVVVVVGPGGRDRAAKIGRERRGMTGSPEEVESEVGVVAADDWRCSEVGAAALRAGGHAVDAAVAAALCLGVVHPVSSGIGGGAFMVVRSADSGEAVAIDSRETAPIAASKNMYENDPSSKSKGALSMGIPGELAGLHTAWLKYGRLPWKDLLRPSITLARDGFLVVPYLADAIRTKEEDVLADPGLRAVLAPDGRLLQTNDTCYNPALANALEVISTEGPQAFYNGSIGERFIEDVRNAGGVATMEDLKEYRVKVTKAMVANAMGYTILGMPPPSSGTVGMSLVLNILGSYESSSEGVEGLLGLHRLIEALKHMFGVRMNLGDPDFVDVEEYVSDMLSSSFAQTLQQKIDDSTTFEPSYYLARWSQLRDHGTSHLCVVDSDRNAVSLTTTVNWYFGARVMSPSTGIVLNNEMDDFSTPTEATPDRLPPAPANFIEPKKRPLSSMTPIIILKDDQLAGVVGASGGVNIIPAVVQVFLNHFILRMEPLKAVQHPRVFHTVGLVLFWIRQNHSIRSKSNSSFQTRCSTRTSQRSTGSTLSLQTRGSCFWSRGVTSSAVYHWVLSPSLSYTTFTSGCRTCSGKQIVKRRTATVSSTGG